The segment GGAGTTTTAGATACAGCTAGGTTTAAATACTGTATAAGAGAAAAACTAAGGTGTTCATACAACAGTATCAATGCAATTGTGCTTGGTGGACACGGTGATGAAATGGTGCCTATAACATCTCTTACAACAATAGGTGGAAAAACCTTATCCAAACTCCTACATAAAAGTGAGATAGACGAGATAGTTAGTAAGACCAAAAACGGTGGTGCTGAGATCGTAAATCTTCTTAAGACAGGTTCGGCTTACTACGCCCCCGCTATGGCTGTTGCAAAAATGATTGAGAGTATACTTTTTGACAAAAAAGAAATCTTACCTTGCTCAGCTTTATGCGAAGGAGAATACGGAATAAACAACCTGTTTTTCGGAGTTCCTGTAAAACTTGGCTGTAAAGGTGTAGAAGAAATAATAGAACTTCCTCTAACAAAGGAAGAGATAGAACTTGTTAGAAGATCCTCCGAGAGTGTAAAAAATACCTGTAAGCTCCTAGAAAGACTTGGAGTGATGTAGTAGGAGGTCAAATATGAATAAATTTGTATTAATAGCATTACTACTAGTTATAAGCTGTAT is part of the Brevinematia bacterium genome and harbors:
- the mdh gene encoding malate dehydrogenase, giving the protein MFMKKVKVSIIGAGNVGSTLASILSQKGYADIRLIDIEGEVAKGKAIDISQQCAISSVDIEVIGGKDYSLVEDSQISVITAGIARKPGMKREDLLETNAKIVKEVVENLMKYSPKAYIIVVTNPVDAMSYLAYRVAGIEKNRVMGMGGVLDTARFKYCIREKLRCSYNSINAIVLGGHGDEMVPITSLTTIGGKTLSKLLHKSEIDEIVSKTKNGGAEIVNLLKTGSAYYAPAMAVAKMIESILFDKKEILPCSALCEGEYGINNLFFGVPVKLGCKGVEEIIELPLTKEEIELVRRSSESVKNTCKLLERLGVM